A window from Theobroma cacao cultivar B97-61/B2 chromosome 3, Criollo_cocoa_genome_V2, whole genome shotgun sequence encodes these proteins:
- the LOC18606209 gene encoding RING-H2 finger protein ATL22 isoform X4, translated as MDTSVFFILLFSLVLSSTAAFESSCPPAKFGHGAFDIRFPFRLKTHQPQNCGDRGFDLFCRNNSTMIHFPSYGDLVVKSISYDTRKLNLLDPKNCVHEVFLNLNLSLTPFDYYHVLRNYTYFNCSASLGPSVTQVPCLSGPQNHVYTVESPVPMPDSCRTIKTVAIPFAYSSYLSDSSFGLGLTWDLPERQYSGSQSKTGWFHLAPKEDRSAADTWPNCGDLCWLFHFPSLFFWHSW; from the exons ATGGATACTTCCGtcttcttcattctccttttttctttagttCTTTCAAGTACAGCGGCTTTTGAGTCCAGCTGCCCACCTGCAAAATTTGGTCATGGTGCTTTCGATATCAGGTTCCCTTTCAGACTAAAAACCCATCAGCCCCAAAACTGTGGTGACCGAGGTTTTGATCTTTTTTGCAGAAACAACTCCACCATGATCCACTTCCCATCTTACGGTGACTTGGTTGTCAAATCCATTTCTTATGATACAAGGAAACTAAATCTCCTTGACCCCAAAAATTGTGTCCATGAAGTTTTTCTAAACCTCAATCTTTCCCTCACTCCATTTGATTACTACCATGTCTTGAGGAACTATACGTACTTCAATTGTTCAGCTTCGCTTGGGCCCTCTGTCACCCAAGTCCCATGTTTAAGTGGTCCTCAAAACCATGTTTATACTGTAGAATCTCCTGTTCCCATGCCAGATTCTTGCAGGACAATAAAAACTGTCGCAATTCCATTTGCATACAGTTCTTATCTTTCCGACAGCAGCTTCGGTCTCGGGCTAACTTGGGACTTGCCAGAACGTCAGTACTCCGGCTCCCAGTCTAAAACAGGATGGTTCCATTTAGCACCAAAAGAAG ATAGATCAGCAGCCGACACATGGCCAAATTGTGGAGACCTCTGCTGGctctttcattttccttctttatttttttggcaCAGTTGGTGA
- the LOC18606209 gene encoding RING-H2 finger protein ATL22 isoform X1, with protein sequence MDTSVFFILLFSLVLSSTAAFESSCPPAKFGHGAFDIRFPFRLKTHQPQNCGDRGFDLFCRNNSTMIHFPSYGDLVVKSISYDTRKLNLLDPKNCVHEVFLNLNLSLTPFDYYHVLRNYTYFNCSASLGPSVTQVPCLSGPQNHVYTVESPVPMPDSCRTIKTVAIPFAYSSYLSDSSFGLGLTWDLPERQYSGSQSKTGWFHLAPKEVPMIAGMVLLAAAMLIGMKILYNQILVSHVDKENQFVKKLLA encoded by the exons ATGGATACTTCCGtcttcttcattctccttttttctttagttCTTTCAAGTACAGCGGCTTTTGAGTCCAGCTGCCCACCTGCAAAATTTGGTCATGGTGCTTTCGATATCAGGTTCCCTTTCAGACTAAAAACCCATCAGCCCCAAAACTGTGGTGACCGAGGTTTTGATCTTTTTTGCAGAAACAACTCCACCATGATCCACTTCCCATCTTACGGTGACTTGGTTGTCAAATCCATTTCTTATGATACAAGGAAACTAAATCTCCTTGACCCCAAAAATTGTGTCCATGAAGTTTTTCTAAACCTCAATCTTTCCCTCACTCCATTTGATTACTACCATGTCTTGAGGAACTATACGTACTTCAATTGTTCAGCTTCGCTTGGGCCCTCTGTCACCCAAGTCCCATGTTTAAGTGGTCCTCAAAACCATGTTTATACTGTAGAATCTCCTGTTCCCATGCCAGATTCTTGCAGGACAATAAAAACTGTCGCAATTCCATTTGCATACAGTTCTTATCTTTCCGACAGCAGCTTCGGTCTCGGGCTAACTTGGGACTTGCCAGAACGTCAGTACTCCGGCTCCCAGTCTAAAACAGGATGGTTCCATTTAGCACCAAAAGAAG TCCCAATGATAGCAGGCATGGTTCTTTTAGCTGCTGCAATGCTGATAGGCATGAAGATCCTTTATAACCAGATACTGGTTTCACATGTagacaaggaaaatcaatttgTAAAGAAGTTACTAGCATAA
- the LOC18606208 gene encoding deSI-like protein At4g17486, translated as MRLFPSNSSVTKGQSNGGSNRALLYLNVYDLTPINDYLYWFGLGIFHSGIEVHDLEYGFGAHEYPTSGVFEVEPRSCPGFVFRRSVLLGSTNMSRSEFRAFMEQLSQKYHGDTYHLIAKNCNHFTDEVCLQLTGKPIPGWVNRLARLGSFCNCLLPESIQVTAVRHLPDHPTYSDDEILDSAATSLTAESEEEDSDHHLLTTPNSDVAFLKEKPVRLAKELL; from the exons ATGCGGTTGTTTCCTTCAAATTCGAGTGTGACAAAGGGGCAGAGTAATGGAGGAAGCAATCGCGCTTTGTTGTATCTCAATGTATATGATCTCACACCTATAAATGACTACCTTTACTGGTTTGGGCTTGGGATATTCCACTCTGGTATTGAAG TACATGATTTGGAGTATGGCTTTGGAGCACATGAGTATCCTACAAGTGGGGTTTTTGAAGTGGAACCAAGAAGTTGTCCTGGTTTTGTCTTCAGACGATCAGTATTATTGGGCAGCACTAACATGTCTCGTTCAGAATTTCGGGCATTTATGGAACAGCTTTCACAAAAATACCATGGAGACACGTATCATTTGATTGCTAAGAATTGCAACCATTTCACTGATGAAGTGTGCCTGCAGCTAACGGGAAAGCCTATTCCTGGATGGGTAAATAGGCTGGCTCGATTAG GTTCATTTTGCAACTGTCTACTTCCAGAAAGCATTCAAGTTACTGCAGTTCGACATCTTCCTGATCATCCAACATATTCTG ATGATGAGATATTAGATTCTGCCGCAACATCATTAACAGCAGAGAGTGAGGAAGAGGATTCAGATCATCATCTGCTGACAACACCAAATAGTGATGTTGCATTTCTGAAAGAAAAGCCAGTGAGGCTTGCCAAAGAACTCCTATGA
- the LOC18606209 gene encoding RING-H2 finger protein ATL22 isoform X2, which produces MDTSVFFILLFSLVLSSTAAFESSCPPAKFGHGAFDIRFPFRLKTHQPQNCGDRGFDLFCRNNSTMIHFPSYGDLVVKSISYDTRKLNLLDPKNCVHEVFLNLNLSLTPFDYYHVLRNYTYFNCSASLGPSVTQVPCLSGPQNHVYTVESPVPMPDSCRTIKTVAIPFAYSSYLSDSSFGLGLTWDLPERQYSGSQSKTGWFHLAPKEGMVLLAAAMLIGMKILYNQILVSHVDKENQFVKKLLA; this is translated from the exons ATGGATACTTCCGtcttcttcattctccttttttctttagttCTTTCAAGTACAGCGGCTTTTGAGTCCAGCTGCCCACCTGCAAAATTTGGTCATGGTGCTTTCGATATCAGGTTCCCTTTCAGACTAAAAACCCATCAGCCCCAAAACTGTGGTGACCGAGGTTTTGATCTTTTTTGCAGAAACAACTCCACCATGATCCACTTCCCATCTTACGGTGACTTGGTTGTCAAATCCATTTCTTATGATACAAGGAAACTAAATCTCCTTGACCCCAAAAATTGTGTCCATGAAGTTTTTCTAAACCTCAATCTTTCCCTCACTCCATTTGATTACTACCATGTCTTGAGGAACTATACGTACTTCAATTGTTCAGCTTCGCTTGGGCCCTCTGTCACCCAAGTCCCATGTTTAAGTGGTCCTCAAAACCATGTTTATACTGTAGAATCTCCTGTTCCCATGCCAGATTCTTGCAGGACAATAAAAACTGTCGCAATTCCATTTGCATACAGTTCTTATCTTTCCGACAGCAGCTTCGGTCTCGGGCTAACTTGGGACTTGCCAGAACGTCAGTACTCCGGCTCCCAGTCTAAAACAGGATGGTTCCATTTAGCACCAAAAGAAG GCATGGTTCTTTTAGCTGCTGCAATGCTGATAGGCATGAAGATCCTTTATAACCAGATACTGGTTTCACATGTagacaaggaaaatcaatttgTAAAGAAGTTACTAGCATAA
- the LOC18606209 gene encoding RING-H2 finger protein ATL22 isoform X3: protein MDTSVFFILLFSLVLSSTAAFESSCPPAKFGHGAFDIRFPFRLKTHQPQNCGDRGFDLFCRNNSTMIHFPSYGDLVVKSISYDTRKLNLLDPKNCVHEVFLNLNLSLTPFDYYHVLRNYTYFNCSASLGPSVTQVPCLSGPQNHVYTVESPVPMPDSCRTIKTVAIPFAYSSYLSDSSFGLGLTWDLPERQYSGSQSKTGWFHLAPKEDLCTSKHELDQLHVSTLNSSLHRILVTPPFKRLL from the exons ATGGATACTTCCGtcttcttcattctccttttttctttagttCTTTCAAGTACAGCGGCTTTTGAGTCCAGCTGCCCACCTGCAAAATTTGGTCATGGTGCTTTCGATATCAGGTTCCCTTTCAGACTAAAAACCCATCAGCCCCAAAACTGTGGTGACCGAGGTTTTGATCTTTTTTGCAGAAACAACTCCACCATGATCCACTTCCCATCTTACGGTGACTTGGTTGTCAAATCCATTTCTTATGATACAAGGAAACTAAATCTCCTTGACCCCAAAAATTGTGTCCATGAAGTTTTTCTAAACCTCAATCTTTCCCTCACTCCATTTGATTACTACCATGTCTTGAGGAACTATACGTACTTCAATTGTTCAGCTTCGCTTGGGCCCTCTGTCACCCAAGTCCCATGTTTAAGTGGTCCTCAAAACCATGTTTATACTGTAGAATCTCCTGTTCCCATGCCAGATTCTTGCAGGACAATAAAAACTGTCGCAATTCCATTTGCATACAGTTCTTATCTTTCCGACAGCAGCTTCGGTCTCGGGCTAACTTGGGACTTGCCAGAACGTCAGTACTCCGGCTCCCAGTCTAAAACAGGATGGTTCCATTTAGCACCAAAAGAAG ATTTGTGCACCAGCAAACATGAACTTGatcaacttcatgtttccacccttaattcatcacttcATCGTATCTTAGTGACTCCTCCTTTCAAGCGTTTACTTTAG